In Anomaloglossus baeobatrachus isolate aAnoBae1 chromosome 3, aAnoBae1.hap1, whole genome shotgun sequence, one genomic interval encodes:
- the DLL1 gene encoding delta-like protein 1 — protein MEPQSAISLVIVAALLCQVTCSGLFELKLQEFVNKKGPGGNVNCCRGGTAGFQGLQQCECRTFFRICLKHYQSSVSPEPPCTYGSAITPVLGSNSFSVPDSASSDPGFTNPIRFSFGFTWPGTFSLIIEALHADSTDDLNTENPERLISRLTTQRHLTVGEEWSQDLHSSGRTELKYSYRFVCDEYYYGEGCSDYCRPRDDAFGHFYCGEKGEKICNPGWKGQYCTEPICLPGCDEHHGYCEKPGECKCRVGWQGRYCDECIRYPGCLHGTCQQPWQCNCQEGWGGLFCNQDLNYCTHHKPCKNGATCTNTGQGSYTCSCRPGYTGSNCEIEINECDANPCKNGGSCTDLENSYLCTCPPGFYGKNCELSAMTCADGPCFNGGRCTDNPDGGYSCLCPFAYSGFNCEKKIDYCSSNPCANGAHCEDLGNSYICQCQEGFSGRHCDDNLDDCASFPCQNGGTCQDGINDYSCTCPPGYTGKNCSMPVSKCEHNPCHNGATCHERNNRYVCECAHGYGGLNCQFLLPENTIESNKYVDRPNGQFPWIAVCAGIILVLLLLLGCAAIVVYVRLRVQRKRHMPSATRGETKTMNNLATCHREKDISVSIIGTTQIKNTNKKVDFFSESNNEKNGFKTRYPSVDYNLVHELKNEDTTKEERRLCEAKCSSSDSDSDDLHSAHLKSDSLEKRRPDSNYSSSKDTKYQSVYVISDEKDECIIATEV, from the exons ATGGAACCTCAGTCAGCGATCAGCCTTGTGATTGTGGCCGCGCTTCTGTGCCAG GTCACTTGTTCCGGACTGTTTGAGCTAAAGCTGCAAGAGTTTGTGAATAAGAAGGGTCCTGGCGGTAACGTGAACTGCTGCCGCGGCGGGACGGCCGGATTCCAGGGGCTGCAGCAGTGCGAGTGCAGGACCTTCTTCAGGATCTGCCTGAAACATTACCAGAGCAGCGTGTCCCCCGAGCCGCCCTGCACCTACGGCAGTGCCATCACCCCGGTGCTGGGCTCCAACTCCTTCAGCGTCCCGGACAGCGCCAGCTCCGACCCCGGCTTCACCAACCCCATCCGCTTCTCCTTCGGATTCACCTGGCCT GGCACATTCTCCCTTATTATTGAAGCTCTGCACGCTGACTCCACAGACGATCTTAACACAG AGAACCCTGAGCGTCTGATCAGCCGTCTCACCACTCAGAGACATCTGACGGTGGGTGAAGAGTGGTCCCAGGATTTGCACAGCAGTGGCCGCACGGAGCTGAAATACTCCTACCGCTTTGTGTGTGATGAATACTACTATGGTGAAGGCTGCTCTGACTACTGCCGGCCCAGGGATGACGCTTTCGGACACTTTTACTGCGGTGAAAAAGGCGAGAAGATCTGCAATCCTGGCTGGAAGGGCCAGTACTGCACAGAAC CAATCTGCCTCCCTGGATGTGATGAGCACCATGGTTATTGTGAGAAGCCCGGAGAGTGCAA ATGCCGTGTTGGTTGGCAAGGCCGCTACTGCGACGAATGCATCCGCTATCCAGGTTGTCTGCATGGCACGTGCCAACAGCCATGGCAATGCAACTGCCAAGAAGGATGGGGTGGACTGTTCTGTAATCAAG ATCTTAACTACTGCACACACCACAAGCCTTGCAAGAATGGAGCCACCTGCACTAACACAGGCCAAGGAAGCTACACCTGCTCCTGCCGTCCAGGCTACACCGGATCCAACTGCGAGATTGAGATCAATGAATGTGATGCCAATCCCTGCAAGAATGGAGGGAGCTGCACT GACCTAGAGAACAGCTACCTCTGTACATGTCCACCGGGCTTCTATGGGAAAAACTGTGAGCTGAGTGCTATGACTTGTGCTGATGGACCGTGCTTCAATGGAGGCAGATGCACTGATAACCCAGATGGTGGATACAGCTGCCTCTGCCCGTTCGCATACTCCGGCTTCAATTGTGAAAAGAAAATTGATTATTGCAGTTCCAATCCTTGTGCCaatg GCGCTCACTGTGAGGACCTTGGAAACTCCTACATATGCCAGTGCCAGGAAGGCTTCTCTGGTAGACACTGTGATGATAACTTGGATGACTGTGCTTCCTTCCCCTGCCAAAATGGtggcacatgccaggatgggattaaTGACTACTCTTGTACTTGTCCACCTGGGTACACTGGGAAAAACTGTAGCATGCCTGTCAGCAAGTGTGAGCACAACCCATGCCACAATGGGGCAACCTGCCATGAGAGAAACAACCGATATGTCTGCGAATGTGCTCATGGCTATGGTGGACTGAACTGCCAGTTTTTATTGCCTGAAAATACCATTGAATCCAATAAGTACGTAGACAGGCCAAATGGACAGTTCCCCTGGATTGCAGTGTGTGCTGGCATTATCCTGGTATTACTTCTGCTGCTAGGCTGTGCGGCTATAGTTGTTTATGTGCGTCTTAGGGTGCAGAGGAAGCGTCACATGCCTTCGGCTACTCGGGGCGAGACCAAGACAATGAATAATTTGGCAACCTGCCATCGTGAAAAAGACATTTCTGTAAGCATCATAGGCACAACTCAGATTAAAAATACTAATAAGAAGGTAGACTTTTTTAGTGAAAGCAATAATGAGAAAAATGGCTTCAAGACCCGATACCCTTCTGTGGATTACAATTTAGTACATGAGCTGAAGAATGAGGACACTACCAAGGAGGAGCGAAGGCTATGTGAAGCCAAGTGCAGCTCAAGTGACTCAGACTCAGATGACCTGCACTCAGCACATTTGAAAAG TGATTCGTTAGAAAAACGGAGACCAGACTCAAATTATTCCTCATCAAAAGACACAAAATATCAGTCGGTATATGTCATATCAGATGAGAAAGATGAATGCATCATAGCAACTGAG GTGTAA